A window of the Campylobacter massiliensis genome harbors these coding sequences:
- a CDS encoding plasmid mobilization protein — protein MNQNFHKKRKITKTIFKRLRLTPDEWSAIEKKLKETGMTFSKFALSSMLSRRIRLPIERELLTELSKQGNNLNQVAAKLNSGESLDRVGLIIIAENNSVLRRIYKRLGK, from the coding sequence ATGAATCAGAATTTTCACAAAAAAAGAAAAATCACTAAAACTATATTCAAAAGACTTAGACTTACGCCCGACGAATGGTCGGCTATCGAAAAGAAGCTAAAAGAAACAGGGATGACCTTTTCAAAATTTGCCCTAAGTTCAATGCTGTCCAGGCGAATTAGACTTCCTATCGAAAGGGAGCTTTTGACCGAGCTATCCAAGCAAGGAAACAACCTAAACCAAGTGGCCGCCAAGCTAAACAGCGGCGAGAGTTTAGATAGAGTGGGTCTTATAATTATTGCCGAGAATAACTCTGTATTGCGTCGAATTTATAAAAGATTGGGGAAATAG
- a CDS encoding FeoB-associated Cys-rich membrane protein, with translation MAWYEAVILIVLAVGAGYFVYAKEFKQKDCGCGSGKNCCSSKKRYE, from the coding sequence ATGGCTTGGTACGAAGCTGTGATTTTGATCGTGCTAGCAGTCGGTGCGGGGTATTTTGTTTATGCAAAAGAGTTTAAACAAAAAGACTGTGGCTGCGGTAGCGGTAAAAACTGTTGCTCAAGCAAGAAGAGATACGAATAG